CGAGTTGAATTTTCCCTCCTTTTTTTAACTCCTTCTGGATGGAATCAAATAAATTATCAACTATCATGGCCATATCTTTTTTGGATATTTTGTCTTTCCGGTTTTTGTTAATGTTTTCAGATAATACACTTACTAACTCTTGTTTATTCATCCCTCCACTTACCTCCTTTTAATTTGAATTCTGATTTCCCCTATCCAGGAAGAACTATGAATCTTATTGCAGTTTTCTCATTGTCATCAATTTTAACATCAACAAAGGCTGGAATACAAACCAGATCTACACCGCTTGGTGCAAGATAACCCCTAGCAATAGCTATCGCTTTTACCGCCTGATTAACCGCTCCTGCTCCAACAGCCTGCATCTCTGCCTTCCCATGTTCCCTTATTACCCCTGCCAGAGCCCCCGCTAATGCTGCTGGTCTTGTTTTGGAAGAGATCTTGAGAAGCTCCATTTGCCTACCTCCTTAGTCCGCATTGAACTGCTATTTTTGGGGATCCGTTTCCCTGTGACCCCGGGGAAACCAACATTCCCCCTCCTTTTACAATATTTTACCGAAAATTTCAAGTACTGTATACATTTTTTTCAATACTTTCTCATTTTCCCCCTTTCTCAGTTATTATTTATATTTTAAATCTTTTCCTGGATTATATTTTGAATAAGATTTTTTTCATTTTGATAAAAAAGGAGACTTTGAGCTTCTCTAATTTCTGCCCAGTGAACTTCTTCGACTTCTCCAGTATCAAAAGCGTTTAGGTTATTTTTCGGTATCATGATAAAATAATTAACTCTTTCACAGAAGTTCTGATCATTTTTTTGGTATTGGAATTGTATTTCACCGGCTTTTTTTTCAATTCTACAACAATAGCCGGTTTCTTCTTGTACTTCACGAATTGCAGTTTCTTGTTCCGACTCATCGTTTTCCTGATGGCCCTTGGGAAGCGTCCATAACGGGGAGTTCTTTTTTCTAATGAGGAGTATATATTGGTTTTGCCCTTCGATTTTCCTTACTATCCCGCCACAGGCTTGAACATATGTTATGGTCACCTTTTGACGATCTCCTTGACAGTATGGGATTGGGCATTTTTTAACCCAGTATGTTAATTCAAAAACTTCTTCACTATTTTTACATGAAAAGTTAATTTTTGCAAACAAAAAGCCCGTTTTTCTATATAAATGCTATATATATGATAATGACTAATAATTATTTTAGCAAGTGGTAAATAATTAATATTATTTACAATATAGGAAGATGGTAAAGAAAATAAAGATAGATAGTTGAAAACTCCGTTATGAAATTATCTCTCTTCTAATTTCTTATTTTTCTTTAAAATTAGTGCTCCCTGTTCTACTCCCAGTTCTCGAGATACCGCCTCACACTTTGCCTTTAAAAGAAAATAGATACCCTCTGATCGATCGCTCAGAGTTTCGAAATTTCCTTGTCCTTTCGATAAAATACAATCAGCTTTACGCCATATCTCTTGTACGTTCTGAGGAGATCGTTCAATGTCAATCCCAATTTCACCCTGACCGGTGGTTAAAATTGTTGCGACTTTATCTATCCCAGCTTCTATAGCGTCTTCCCTTAGGGCATCATTGGAAATCGGCCTTTCTTTAACAATAAAATAAATTTTTCTCCCTTGATTTATTTCTTCTAAAAAAACTCGGTCAAACACGACTTCACCAGCATTATCACCAATATAGAGAAGAATTTTTGAAGATTCCAAATCAGCTTGAAAATCATCCCAGTCATAAATTCCCCAGGGAGTATGTTCTATTTGATAGAGAATTTCATTAACTTTGACTTCTTTGTAAACACCCAAATCTATTATATTACCAGCAATTGCAATTCGTAATGCAGTTTCTAAGCGATTTTTACTTTGTTCCACATATTTTTTTAAT
The Candidatus Atribacteria bacterium ADurb.Bin276 genome window above contains:
- the hup gene encoding DNA-binding protein HU, whose protein sequence is MNKQELVSVLSENINKNRKDKISKKDMAMIVDNLFDSIQKELKKGGKIQLVGFGTFGVKTRAGRRGRNPQTGKEIQIPSTKVPFFRPGKVLKEVVK
- the spoVS_2 gene encoding Stage V sporulation protein S is translated as MELLKISSKTRPAALAGALAGVIREHGKAEMQAVGAGAVNQAVKAIAIARGYLAPSGVDLVCIPAFVDVKIDDNEKTAIRFIVLPG
- the mutT4 gene encoding putative mutator protein MutT4 gives rise to the protein MTITYVQACGGIVRKIEGQNQYILLIRKKNSPLWTLPKGHQENDESEQETAIREVQEETGYCCRIEKKAGEIQFQYQKNDQNFCERVNYFIMIPKNNLNAFDTGEVEEVHWAEIREAQSLLFYQNEKNLIQNIIQEKI